One Candidatus Abyssobacteria bacterium SURF_5 DNA segment encodes these proteins:
- a CDS encoding DNA polymerase IV encodes MIRTIIHVDMDAFYAAVEQRDNPALAGRPVIVGGVGGSRGVVSAASYEARAYGVHSAMPLKKAQALCPAGVFLPVDMEKYAAVSEQLRSILGSYTPLVEPASLDEAYLDVTASERLYGGAERIGREIQERVEGELRLTCSVGIAPNKYLAKIASDLRKPKGFVVVPPGSELEFLRDLPVGKLPGVGKVSMKRMNELGIITVGQLSRMSRIELRRLFGKWGERLYELANGIDTSEVIADSQAKSISHETTFETDTSDMELVRRTLALLSDRVSARLREENLTARTVGIKVRLADFTTMHRERSLAEPTDVDDRVFSLAWELFQAVPLKGQKIRLLGVVASGLDRPAEQMRLFSNGGEKSRKAVTAIDNIRRKFGDGAIGRGSSIEKKEQQHDE; translated from the coding sequence ATGATCCGGACGATAATCCACGTTGATATGGACGCTTTTTACGCGGCCGTCGAGCAGCGCGACAATCCTGCTTTGGCAGGCAGGCCGGTGATCGTAGGCGGAGTGGGCGGCAGTCGCGGCGTTGTCTCGGCGGCGTCATATGAAGCCCGGGCATACGGCGTACACAGCGCGATGCCCCTGAAAAAAGCGCAGGCTCTCTGCCCCGCGGGCGTATTTTTGCCGGTCGATATGGAGAAATATGCGGCCGTTTCGGAGCAGCTTCGTTCGATCCTGGGGTCGTATACTCCGCTCGTTGAGCCGGCCTCTCTGGATGAGGCTTACCTGGACGTCACGGCAAGCGAGCGTCTGTACGGTGGAGCCGAACGGATTGGCCGGGAGATACAGGAGCGGGTAGAGGGGGAATTGCGGTTGACATGCTCTGTCGGGATCGCTCCTAACAAGTACCTTGCGAAGATAGCATCCGACCTGCGAAAACCGAAAGGTTTTGTAGTTGTCCCGCCAGGGAGCGAGCTTGAGTTCTTGCGCGATCTGCCCGTGGGCAAGCTTCCCGGCGTCGGGAAAGTAAGTATGAAGCGAATGAACGAGCTCGGCATTATCACGGTCGGGCAATTATCGCGAATGTCGAGGATCGAGTTGAGGCGCTTGTTCGGGAAATGGGGCGAACGTCTGTATGAGCTGGCGAATGGAATCGACACGAGTGAGGTGATCGCCGATTCTCAGGCCAAATCGATCAGCCACGAGACCACGTTTGAAACGGACACGTCCGATATGGAGCTTGTGCGCCGAACGCTCGCGCTTCTTTCCGACCGTGTGAGCGCGCGCCTGCGCGAGGAAAATCTGACGGCCCGCACCGTGGGGATCAAGGTGAGATTGGCCGATTTCACGACAATGCATCGCGAACGGTCGCTGGCGGAGCCGACGGATGTGGATGATCGGGTTTTTTCACTTGCCTGGGAGTTGTTTCAAGCGGTTCCGCTGAAAGGTCAGAAGATTCGGCTACTGGGAGTTGTTGCCTCCGGTCTGGACCGGCCGGCGGAGCAAATGCGGTTGTTCAGCAACGGCGGCGAGAAGAGCCGCAAGGCCGTCACCGCCATCGACAATATCCGGAGGAAATTCGGCGACGGCGCCATCGGCAGGGGGTCCTCCATCGAGAAGAAGGAGCAGCAGCACGACGAGTAA
- a CDS encoding amidohydrolase codes for MTDCFVVDAHVHTYKTAEIAGQAMGGAGQADCRGVPEELLSFLDEAGIARAVQVNMTPMREMYEAALEKLPEEEREKNRSAIITKMSDRVRRRNEWTCALAREHQQLVAFPSIDPLMPADVMVEEIETCKKLGAKGIKLHPAEGHYYPRDERLWPAYKKIQELEMPVITHGGLFMMARDVHYTRPSNFEPVLESFPELKLVIAHLGHGFWDESIALAKKYRNVCFDTSAVLSGVEHLQILTDEEGVDLIRKLGIDRVMFGSDYPWFDPRMDLKRFLRLPLTPPEKEKVLGENSRNILGI; via the coding sequence ATGACCGATTGCTTTGTCGTAGACGCTCACGTGCACACTTACAAAACCGCCGAAATCGCGGGTCAGGCGATGGGGGGAGCAGGCCAGGCGGATTGCCGCGGTGTTCCGGAAGAGTTGTTGAGTTTTCTCGATGAGGCGGGCATCGCCCGAGCGGTGCAGGTGAACATGACCCCGATGCGCGAGATGTACGAGGCGGCGCTCGAGAAGCTTCCCGAAGAGGAGCGCGAGAAGAATCGTTCCGCGATCATCACGAAAATGAGCGACAGAGTCAGGAGACGGAACGAATGGACGTGCGCGCTTGCCCGCGAGCATCAGCAACTCGTCGCCTTCCCCTCGATCGATCCGCTGATGCCTGCGGATGTGATGGTTGAAGAGATCGAGACGTGCAAGAAGCTTGGCGCAAAAGGAATCAAATTGCACCCGGCCGAGGGGCACTATTATCCGCGCGACGAGCGCCTCTGGCCGGCGTATAAGAAGATTCAGGAACTCGAGATGCCTGTCATCACGCATGGCGGGCTGTTCATGATGGCGCGCGACGTCCACTATACCCGCCCTTCCAACTTTGAGCCGGTCCTCGAGAGTTTTCCTGAACTCAAATTGGTGATCGCGCATCTCGGCCACGGCTTTTGGGATGAATCGATCGCGCTGGCGAAGAAGTACAGGAATGTATGCTTCGATACGTCCGCGGTCCTCTCGGGGGTGGAGCACCTTCAGATACTCACGGACGAAGAGGGGGTCGACCTGATCCGCAAATTGGGGATCGACCGGGTCATGTTCGGCTCCGATTATCCCTGGTTCGACCCGCGGATGGACCTCAAACGTTTCCTGCGGCTGCCGCTTACTCCGCCGGAAAAAGAGAAAGTGCTCGGAGAAAATTCGCGCAATATTCTCGGAATCTGA